A window of the Gorilla gorilla gorilla isolate KB3781 chromosome 8, NHGRI_mGorGor1-v2.1_pri, whole genome shotgun sequence genome harbors these coding sequences:
- the PTF1A gene encoding pancreas transcription factor 1 subunit alpha, which yields MGPWHAPMDVVIRILACRPSAPGSPPQPSLAQRECGPERSGRGHSREARGRAARRPPSCPQPGPREGGARTGLRNSPRTNTRSPAVPLPTAAASMDAVLLEHFPGGLDAFPSSYFDEDDFFTDQSSRDPLEDGDELLADEQAEVEFLSHQLHEYCYRDGACLLLQPAPPAASLALATPSSGGPGEPEDGGSGGYCCETGAPPGGFPYSPGSPPSCLAYPCAGAAVLSPGARLRGLSGAAAAAARRRRRVRSEAELQQLRQAANVRERRRMQSINDAFEGLRSHIPTLPYEKRLSKVDTLRLAIGYINFLSELVQADLPLRGGGAGGCGGPGGGGRLGGDSPGSQAQKVIICHRGTRSPSPSDPDYGLPPLAGHSLSWTDEKQLKEQNIIRTAKVWTPEDPRKLNSKSSFNNIENEPPFEFVS from the exons ATGGGTCCCTGGCACGCGCCTATGGATGTTGTTATAAGAATCCTCGCGTGCCGGCCCTCAGCTCCAGGAAGTCCGCCACAGCCCTCCCTAGCGCAGCGCGAGTGCGGGCCAGAGCGCAGCGGCCGCGGGCACTCCAGGGAGGCCCGGGGGCGGGCAGCCCGGCGGCCGCCTAGCTGCCCCCAGCCAGGGCCCCGGGAGGGAGGGGCTCGGACGGGCCTTAGAAACTCACCAAGAACTAACACGCGCAGCCCGGCAGTCCCGCTGCCCACTGCGGCGGCGAGCATGGACGCGGTGTTGCTGGAGCACTTCCCCGGGGGCCTAGACGCCTTTCCTTCTTCGTACTTCGACGAGGACGACTTCTTCACCGACCAGTCTTCACGGGACCCCCTGGAGGACGGCGATGAGCTGCTGGCGGACGAGCAGGCCGAGGTGGAGTTCCTTAGCCACCAGCTCCACGAGTACTGCTACCGCGACGGGGCGTGCCTGCTGCTGCAGCCCGCGCCCCCGGCCGCCTCGCTAGCGCTCGCCACGCCGTCCTCGGGGGGCCCCGGTGAGCCAGAAGACGGCGGCAGCGGCGGCTACTGCTGCGAGACGGGGGCGCCCCCAGGCGGCTTCCCCTACTCGCCCGGCTCGCCGCCCTCGTGCCTGGCCTACCCGTGCGCCGGGGCGGCAGTACTGTCTCCCGGGGCGCGGCTGCGCGGCCTGAGCGGagcggcggctgcggcggcgcggcggcggcggcgggtgcGCTCCGAGGCGGAGCTGCAGCAGCTGCGGCAGGCGGCCAACGTGCGCGAGCGGCGGCGCATGCAGTCCATCAACGACGCCTTCGAGGGGCTGCGCTCGCACATCCCCACGCTGCCCTACGAGAAGCGCCTCTCCAAGGTGGACACGCTGCGCCTGGCCATCGGCTACATCAACTTCCTCAGCGAGCTCGTGCAGGCCGACCTGCCCTTGCGCGGCGGTGGCGCGGGCGGCTGCGGGGGGCCGGGCGGCGGCGGGCGCCTGGGCGGGGACAGCCCGGGCAGCCAGGCCCAGAAGGTCATCATCTGCCATCGGGGCACCC GGTCCCCCTCCCCCAGCGACCCTGATTATGGCCTCCCTCCCCTAGCAGGACACTCTCTCTCATGGACTGATGAAAAACAACTCAAGGAACAAAATATTATCCGAACAGCCAAAGTCTGGACCCCAGAGGACCCCAGAAAACTCAACAGCAAATCTTCCTTCAACAACATAGAAAACGAACCACCATTTGAGTTTGTGTCCTGA